In Streptomyces camelliae, the sequence GTGCGAAGCCGTGCCCAGCAGGCCGCCGCGTCCGGATGCCCCTGCTCGTCCAACGCCCGTGCCCGGGTGATGAGTTCGGGCAGCGACTCGGGGGCGGTGGCTGCCGTACGGGCGGCGGGCGCGGCAGCCGGGGCGGCCGGGGCCACGTCGTCGAGGCCGCGGGTGCGCAGGGTCAGTTCCAGTGCGTCCAGGAGGGGGGCGCGGTCGAGGCGGGCCCGGCGCCGGTCGGTGTGGGCCGTGGTGCCGTTGCGGGTGTCGAAGCGGGCGGCGAGGTCGTCGGCGCGGCGACGCACCTCGGCGCGCAGCCCGGCCACCGTCCAGGTGCGGCCCGCGTATCCGGCGGCGGGCAGCTCGCCGTGGCCGAGGACTTCGACGCGCTGGAGGAGGACTTCCAGGCCCGTGAGGAAGCCGAGCTGGTCCAGCGGCGAGTCGACGTCGTCGAACAGGCTCCGGTTCTCCGCGAGCAGTTCCAGGCCGCGTGCCTCGTTGCCGGTCAGCGCGCAGAACTCCAGGTGCCGGCCGACCTCCCCGGACATCGCGGGATTGCGCCGGCAGCCGCGGTAACCGGCCAGGTGCAGCTCACGCGCCCGGTCGGTGCGGCCGGTGCGCAGCAGGGGAAGCAACGCGTACGAGACGGAGCGGGCGGGTTCCTCCTGGCAGGATTCCTTCCCGGCCAGGACGGGCTCCCAGGTGCCGAGCGCCCGCTCGTCGTCGCCCGCCGCGAGGTGGTACAGGGCGCGCTCACAGATCTCGCAGGCCTCGCAGTCGCTGAGCCTGGTGCGGGTACGGCCCGCCCACAGCTCGTAGGCGAGGGCGGTGTCCTCTCCGACGTGGGCGGCGAGCTGGTACGCCTGTCCGTAGTAGGGCTGGAGGCCGAGGCCGGCCTTCTCGTACCGGTCGCGCATCTCCGCCAGCCACTGGCGCAGGCTGGCCAGCGGTATCTCGGGCAGCTGGCGCAGGGCGTGGCCCACCCACTTGAAACGCCAGAACAGCATGTGGCGCAGGCGCTCGTCGAAGACGTCGGGCTGCTCGTCGAAGAGGGTGAGCAGGCGGGCGAAGACGACGGGCGACTTCCTGGGTTCGGAGCCGTAGTTGTACGCCTCCTGGAGTTCGAGGAGCGCGTGGATGAGCGGGACGGGCTCCGCGAACTGCTCGGCGGCGTCGACCAGTTCCTCGGCGGTGACGGTGCGGGTACGGCCGTAGGGGCGCCGGTCGTTCTCCTTCAGCGCCTGGAACAGCTCGTCGGTGGTCTGGGGTGCGGTCGGCATCGTCAGCTGTCCTTGCGGAGGGCGTGGGCGAGAAGGTCGAGGAAGGAGCGGTTGATGAGGCTCGATTCGGCGGGCCTGAGCGGGCGCCGGGACAGCATCGCGGCCTGCCCGTAGAGGGCTTCGGCGCTGGTGCGGGCCAGTTCGGGTTCGTCGATGGTGACGGCCGTACGGACCAGCGGATTGAGCTGGTTGAGGATCAGCTGGGCCCGTGGCGCCTCCTGGCGCAGGTGGCCGAGGATGTCGCCCCACAGGCCGCCCTGCTGCTCGCGGGCGAGTTGGGAACGGGTGCGCTCGTGCCGGGCCTCGCGGCTGTCGAGGAGGAGGGCGGGGGCGGAGGCGGGCTGGAAGGTGCGCAGCGCGACGTCGCAGTCGAAGACGGCGAGGGCGTCGCGGGCCAGGGCGAGGTAGGCCGCGGCGGCCAGTTCGGTCTCCCGGTCGACGGGGTCGAGGTGGGCGGTGAGCGTGGCCGGGTCGAGGTCGGCGACGCTGACCTCCGGTCTGATCTCCGGCAGCCGGTGGACCAGTTCACGGTCGTAGGTGTAGCCGCCGTTGACGACGCCGAGCCCGGCGGCCGCGGCGATCGCCGCGACCTGCCGGAACTCCTCCACGCTGGAGGTCACGAGCACGGTGCGGTGGGTGCGTGCGAACTCGTCCAGCGTGGCGTGTCCGTCGGTGGTCTCGAACGGCAGCCACGGCAGCAGCATCCGCAGGATCTCGTCGTCGTGCACGGCGAGGGACTTCACGGCCAGGTGGTGGGCGTGGAGGAAGCGGCCGAGGAGGTCCGGGTCGCTGGCGGCGGTCCGGGCGATCCACGCGCGCAGCCGTTCGGCGAGGGCGTCCCGGACCGCGGCGAGGGTGTCGTCCTCGTACAGGGACTCGCGGGACGCCGTCGGGCGCAGGCTTTCGGCGTCGACGACGCAGCGGACGAAGAACGCCCACTCGGGCAGGATCTCCTCGGCCTGCTCGGACAGCAGCATGCCCTTGACGTGCACGCGATGGCCGTGGCGGCGCCCGGCCGGCACCGTCTCGGGCAGCACGCACGCAATGCCCTTGAGGCCCACGGCCGGCAGGTCCAGCTCGATGGTGTCCAGCGGCGTGAACCCGAAGACCTCTTCGCCGTACGCGGCCAGCGCGCGGGAGCGGGCTCCCGGCGTGGGGTACGTACGCGCCCAGGGTGCGGGCTCGGGGTTGACGGGTGCGCCCGGGCCGCCCGCACCGGCTGTGCCGTCGTCGAAGGTCACCGGGTGGCGCAGCAGGGAGCCGAAGTGCCGGGCCAGCGCGTGCACCTGGGCCGGCCGGGTCCACTCGCCCGCGTCGGCGCGTGGCGTCAGCGTGACGGTGGTGCCGGGCCGGGGGCGGGCGGAGGCGGGCAGGATGCGGACGGTGTAGCTGCCGTCGCCGCGGCCCCGCCACTCCACGACCGGGGCGTCGTGGGTACGCGCGGAACGGCTCAGGACATGGATCTCGTCCGCGACCAGGAAGCAGGACAGCAGGCCGATGCCGAACTGGCCGATGAAGTCCGCGCGTTGCTCGGCGATCTTCTCGGCGCGCTTGCTGCTGCGGCCGATCGTGGCGAGGAAGGTGTGCACGTCGGCCTCGGTGAGACCGACGCCGTCGTCCTCGACACGGACCACCGAACCGTCGGCGTACAGGCGGATGCCGAAGGCATCGGCGGGGGCGGCCGGTTCGAGGCCGTGCCGCGCGGTCAGCGCGTCCACCGCGTTCTGCAGGAGTTCACGCAGATAGACGCGAGGGCTGGAGTACAGGTGGTGGGAGAGGAGATCGACGAGGCCGCGCAGATCCACCTGGAAGGTGCGGTCGGCGCCGGCCGGGCTGAGAGGAGTTTCGGGCAGAGTCATCGGGCAGTCCGGGGTGAGGTGAGCGACGAGCGGCGGGTGGGGTGGCGGGTTCAGGCGTTGCGCCGGGCGCGGGCGTACATCTCTTCCGGCTTCGCCATGTACCGCCAGGGCCACGTGGTGTAGGCGCCCTGCAGCTCGCGGAAGACGCGCGGCAACACGAGCCTCTCGGAGGCCAGGGACAAGGCCATGGCGAACATGTTGAAGTCGTGCTGCCAGCCCGGGCGGCGCACATAGGCGGGGTGGAGGATGCTGCGCTCGGCCGATTCCAGCAACTCGTCCTGGATCGCGGGCGAGATGAGGCAGTTCTTACGGTCGGACTCGACCCAGTCCTCGATGTGCGCCATGGCGATCACGCAGCCGAGGCGATGGCCGTCGGGCGCTGCGGCGAACGCCTCACGGGCGTACGCCAGGGCCTCGCCGGGCTCGCCGCCCCAACGGGGCTGCAACTGCGACACCCACTCGACGTGGGTCTCCAGGTCCAGCGGGTCGCGGCGCAGGGCGGCGTCGAGCCGGGTCTCGTTGACAGCGGGGCCCAGCGACATGCCGCGGCCGGAGGTGAGCAGGCGGCGCCACGGCGTGACCCACTCCGGCCGCAGTTCAGCGGCCTCCAGCAGCTGCTCCTCGGCGATGTGGAGCCGCTCGTGGAAGACCCGCCACTGCTCCTGCGTGACGTCCACGGCACGCGCGCTCGTGCGCGCCTCCCAGCCCCAGGTGATGTGACGCGCCCCGGATATCAGCAGAGCCGTCGCCCGGTGCTCCTTGTCCTCCTCGACGGCCCGGCCGATCCAGTTCTGCACACCGTCCAGGTCGGCCAGCTCACCGAGCACTTGATGGTCTCGGCCGAGGTCGAAGGGTGCCAGCGCCGCCTTGACCGCCCCCCAGTCACCCGCGCCGGCCGCCTCCACCAACGCGAGCACCCGCGTGTCTCCGAGCGCGCGCAGTGTGTACATCCCGTTCTTCTGCCTGCGCGGGACGGGAAGGGCGTACGGATCCGCCGCCGGT encodes:
- a CDS encoding HSP90 family protein, which gives rise to MTLPETPLSPAGADRTFQVDLRGLVDLLSHHLYSSPRVYLRELLQNAVDALTARHGLEPAAPADAFGIRLYADGSVVRVEDDGVGLTEADVHTFLATIGRSSKRAEKIAEQRADFIGQFGIGLLSCFLVADEIHVLSRSARTHDAPVVEWRGRGDGSYTVRILPASARPRPGTTVTLTPRADAGEWTRPAQVHALARHFGSLLRHPVTFDDGTAGAGGPGAPVNPEPAPWARTYPTPGARSRALAAYGEEVFGFTPLDTIELDLPAVGLKGIACVLPETVPAGRRHGHRVHVKGMLLSEQAEEILPEWAFFVRCVVDAESLRPTASRESLYEDDTLAAVRDALAERLRAWIARTAASDPDLLGRFLHAHHLAVKSLAVHDDEILRMLLPWLPFETTDGHATLDEFARTHRTVLVTSSVEEFRQVAAIAAAAGLGVVNGGYTYDRELVHRLPEIRPEVSVADLDPATLTAHLDPVDRETELAAAAYLALARDALAVFDCDVALRTFQPASAPALLLDSREARHERTRSQLAREQQGGLWGDILGHLRQEAPRAQLILNQLNPLVRTAVTIDEPELARTSAEALYGQAAMLSRRPLRPAESSLINRSFLDLLAHALRKDS